Below is a genomic region from Microbulbifer sp. ALW1.
GTATGGCGGTGGATGCCAACGTGCTCATCTTCTCCCGAATAAGGGAAGAGTTGCGCAACGGGCTATCGCCGCAGTCTGCGATCAGTGCCGGCTTCGACAACGCCTACAGTGCGATTGTGGATGCGAACATCACCACGCTGATTGTGGCGGTGATCCTGTACGCGATTGGCTCCGGCCCCGTGCAGGGCTTCGCCGTAACACTTTCGATCGGGATTTTGACCTCCATGTTCAGTGCAATCATGGGAACCCGGGCATTGATCAATTTGTTCTACGGCGGTCGCCGCGTACAGAAACTCTGGATTTAAGGGGACGGTGATGAGTAATACCAAAGAAGAAAACGGCAGAATCACCGAATATATGGGCAAGCGCGTGTACGATTTTATGCGCTGGCGCAAGCTGGCAGCGGCAGTCTCACTGCTGCTGGTCATTGCATCGATCGTGGCTCTGGGAATGAACGGCCTCAAGCTGGGGCTGGATTTCACCGGTGGTACCCAGATCGAAGTGGGCTATGAAAAGGCCCCGAAGATAGAAGATGTACGCAGTCAGTTGGAGCAAGCGGGCTTCAGCGGTGCCGCGGTGGTCCGGTTTGGCTCCGACAGCGAGCTGTTGATCAAGCTGCCCCCGGAAGTCGCGGAGAAGCAGGCAAAGCAAAATGCCCGCGACGCTGAGGCGACCGACTCCATTGGTGATGAAGTAGTAAGCGCTTTGCGCCAGCATAGCGATGGTCGAATTGACCTGCGCCGCGTCGAAATGGTTGGCCCGCAGATTGGTGAAGAGCTGCGTGACGATGGCGGACTGGGCATGCTGTTTGCCCTGGCGGTAGTGATGGCTTACGTCGCTCTGCGGTTCCAGTACAAGTTCGCAGTTGGCGCTGTGGTGGCCCTGATCCACGACGTGATCA
It encodes:
- the secF gene encoding protein translocase subunit SecF, which produces MSNTKEENGRITEYMGKRVYDFMRWRKLAAAVSLLLVIASIVALGMNGLKLGLDFTGGTQIEVGYEKAPKIEDVRSQLEQAGFSGAAVVRFGSDSELLIKLPPEVAEKQAKQNARDAEATDSIGDEVVSALRQHSDGRIDLRRVEMVGPQIGEELRDDGGLGMLFALAVVMAYVALRFQYKFAVGAVVALIHDVIIVLGFFAIFRLDFDLTVLAAVLAVIGYSINDTIVVYDRVRENFRKVRQAEPAEIINISMSQTLSRTFMTSFTTLLVLWALQFFGGELIHNFSLALIVGVVIGTFSSVYVAANILMAMNTTKEDLMPPVKEGAEQDEMP